A single window of Chitinophagales bacterium DNA harbors:
- a CDS encoding MarR family transcriptional regulator, translating to MEHQNLNEIYLFHLEKAYKQFKKYKNDCFKKEGIDLTGDQWVVLKSIHENEGIHQIELAKKCFKEPASVTRILDVLERKTWVERRSMPNDRRTYELYTTDSGKLLIGKILPLAVNIRAKGMEGIAAAELDNLSKMLVKIFDNFS from the coding sequence ATGGAGCATCAAAACTTAAATGAAATTTACCTTTTTCACTTGGAAAAAGCCTACAAGCAATTCAAAAAATACAAGAATGATTGCTTCAAAAAAGAAGGAATTGACCTCACAGGTGATCAATGGGTAGTGTTGAAAAGCATCCATGAAAACGAGGGCATTCATCAAATTGAACTCGCCAAAAAATGCTTCAAAGAACCCGCTTCTGTCACTCGAATATTGGATGTTTTGGAGCGAAAAACTTGGGTAGAAAGAAGAAGTATGCCCAATGATAGAAGAACCTATGAGTTATATACTACTGATTCTGGCAAGTTATTGATTGGTAAAATCTTACCATTGGCAGTTAATATCAGAGCTAAAGGAATGGAGGGCATCGCAGCAGCAGAATTGGATAATCTCTCCAAAATGTTGGTAAAAATATTCGATAATTTTAGTTAG
- a CDS encoding M42 family metallopeptidase, producing MAELKNVLSPESLEFLEKYLNTSSPTGFEHKGQKVWLEYMKPYIDEYQVDNYGTVYGVINPGQDYKVVIEAHADEIAWFVNHVTSDGFIYVIRNGGSDPLIAPSKRVNIYTRDGKVVKGVFGWPAIHLRHGEESKITPKIDNIFIDIGCSSKEEVDALGIHVGCVITFEDEFMTLNDRYFVGRALDNRMGGYMIAQVARLLKENNIQLPYSLYVVNSVQEEVGLRGAQMITETIKPNVALVTDVGHDTTTPMISKIKFGEFKAGLGPQLAIAPAVHNKFLDLIFEAAKENNIPYQPEANFRSTGTDTDAFAYSNGGVVSALLTLTLRYMHTTVEMVHKEDVESVIKLMYYTLQKIENNHDFRYFS from the coding sequence ATGGCTGAATTAAAGAACGTTTTAAGTCCTGAATCCTTAGAGTTTCTTGAAAAGTACCTCAATACATCTTCCCCAACAGGTTTTGAACACAAAGGTCAAAAAGTGTGGTTGGAATATATGAAACCTTATATCGACGAATATCAGGTTGACAACTATGGTACAGTGTATGGTGTAATCAATCCGGGACAAGATTATAAGGTAGTGATTGAGGCTCATGCAGATGAAATTGCGTGGTTTGTAAATCATGTGACGAGTGACGGCTTTATCTATGTGATTAGAAATGGCGGTTCTGATCCTTTGATTGCTCCTTCAAAACGTGTCAATATTTATACAAGAGATGGGAAAGTGGTTAAAGGTGTATTTGGTTGGCCTGCAATTCACCTACGCCATGGTGAAGAGAGTAAAATCACACCAAAAATTGACAATATTTTCATTGATATAGGATGTAGCTCCAAAGAAGAAGTAGATGCCTTGGGGATTCATGTCGGTTGTGTGATTACCTTTGAAGACGAATTTATGACCCTCAATGATCGCTATTTTGTTGGCCGTGCATTGGACAACCGTATGGGAGGATACATGATTGCACAAGTTGCTCGATTATTGAAGGAAAACAACATTCAACTTCCTTATAGTTTGTATGTCGTTAATTCAGTGCAAGAAGAAGTGGGACTTCGTGGCGCACAAATGATTACCGAAACCATCAAACCCAATGTGGCTTTGGTGACTGATGTAGGACACGATACGACTACACCGATGATTAGCAAAATAAAATTTGGTGAATTCAAAGCGGGGTTAGGCCCCCAATTGGCGATTGCGCCTGCGGTTCACAACAAATTTTTGGACTTGATTTTTGAAGCGGCAAAAGAAAATAATATCCCTTACCAACCCGAAGCCAATTTCCGTTCTACGGGTACAGATACCGATGCTTTTGCCTACTCCAATGGAGGTGTTGTTTCTGCATTGTTGACGCTCACACTCAGATACATGCACA
- the trmD gene encoding tRNA (guanosine(37)-N1)-methyltransferase TrmD: MQIDIITVLPELLESPFNHSIMKRAQEKNLLTVRCHNLRDYSTFNQKQVDDYQFGGGAGMVMMIEPILNCIEALKAERTYDEVIYLTPDGELFEQKMANRLSLCENLILLCGHYKGIDERVREHLITKEISIGSYVLSGGELAAAIVVDALGRLLPGVLSNETSALEDSFQDDLLAPPVYTRPADYKGWKVPEILLSGHEAKINEWRTQQALKRTEERRPDIFKKWKNQ; the protein is encoded by the coding sequence ATGCAAATAGACATCATCACTGTACTACCTGAGCTTTTAGAAAGCCCTTTCAATCACTCCATTATGAAGCGGGCGCAAGAGAAAAACTTGCTGACTGTTCGATGTCACAACCTCCGAGACTATAGTACCTTCAATCAAAAACAAGTAGATGATTACCAATTTGGAGGAGGCGCAGGAATGGTGATGATGATTGAGCCTATCTTGAACTGTATTGAAGCATTGAAGGCGGAAAGAACGTATGATGAGGTGATTTACCTCACGCCCGATGGTGAACTGTTTGAACAAAAAATGGCAAACCGTTTGTCGCTTTGTGAAAACCTGATTTTGCTTTGTGGACACTACAAAGGCATTGACGAAAGGGTGCGAGAACATTTGATTACCAAAGAAATATCCATCGGTAGTTATGTGCTTTCGGGAGGAGAGTTGGCAGCAGCCATAGTGGTAGATGCACTTGGACGATTGCTGCCTGGTGTTTTGAGCAATGAAACCTCTGCTTTGGAGGATTCTTTTCAAGATGATCTCCTTGCACCACCTGTCTATACCCGTCCTGCCGACTACAAAGGCTGGAAAGTTCCCGAAATTTTGCTGTCTGGTCATGAGGCCAAAATCAATGAATGGCGCACACAGCAAGCATTGAAGCGAACAGAAGAACGCCGACCTGATATCTTCAAAAAATGGAAAAATCAATAG
- a CDS encoding nucleotidyltransferase family protein: MKAMIFAAGLGTRLRPLTNHKPKALVEVNGTPLLEMVIQRLKQFGFNEIVVNVHYFAKQIVSFLEAKDHFDISIHISDETDCLLETGGGLQKAQAFFAADDQQPFLVHNVDVLSDVDLATLYQTHLQTNSLATLVVRNRKTSRYLLFDEKDCLCGWQNVKTGEVRMVRDFAASLQPNALAFSGIQVINPAIFQYMPAGESAFSIIETYLQAAKTETIMAYSSDDSTWLDVGKPESLAQAEKLF; the protein is encoded by the coding sequence ATGAAAGCAATGATTTTTGCAGCAGGCCTTGGCACTCGCTTGCGTCCTTTGACCAATCACAAACCCAAAGCACTCGTTGAAGTCAATGGCACTCCCCTACTCGAAATGGTCATTCAGCGATTGAAGCAGTTTGGCTTCAATGAAATAGTAGTCAATGTTCATTACTTTGCAAAACAAATTGTATCGTTTTTAGAAGCAAAAGACCATTTTGACATCAGCATTCACATTTCAGACGAAACCGATTGCTTACTCGAAACTGGGGGCGGACTTCAAAAAGCACAGGCATTCTTTGCAGCAGACGACCAACAACCTTTTCTAGTACACAATGTAGATGTCTTGTCAGACGTTGATTTAGCGACTTTGTATCAGACACATTTGCAAACCAATTCTTTGGCAACTTTGGTGGTTCGGAATCGAAAAACATCTCGGTATTTGTTGTTTGACGAAAAGGATTGTTTGTGTGGCTGGCAAAATGTGAAAACGGGTGAAGTGCGAATGGTGCGAGATTTTGCAGCGTCATTGCAGCCTAATGCACTGGCTTTTAGTGGAATTCAGGTGATTAACCCCGCTATTTTTCAATACATGCCTGCTGGCGAAAGTGCTTTTTCGATTATTGAAACTTATTTGCAGGCTGCAAAAACGGAAACGATTATGGCCTATTCTAGTGACGATTCGACGTGGCTGGATGTGGGCAAGCCTGAAAGTTTGGCGCAAGCGGAGAAATTATTTTGA
- a CDS encoding antibiotic biosynthesis monooxygenase: MIKTLMYHKVQDFNKWKEAFEGFADIRKAAGELSYSIGTLHNEPNTAYVINSWESIEKFEAFVGTDDLKAVMGDAGVLEAPHTII; this comes from the coding sequence ATGATTAAAACACTTATGTACCACAAAGTACAAGATTTCAACAAATGGAAAGAAGCATTTGAAGGTTTTGCAGATATTAGAAAAGCCGCAGGTGAGCTTAGTTACTCAATTGGCACTCTGCACAATGAACCCAATACAGCCTATGTTATAAATTCATGGGAAAGTATCGAAAAATTCGAAGCCTTCGTTGGGACTGACGATTTAAAAGCCGTAATGGGCGATGCTGGCGTATTAGAAGCGCCACACACAATTATCTAG
- a CDS encoding sigma-70 family RNA polymerase sigma factor, with amino-acid sequence MFFKNKYKKSDDEKLMQWIRLGDAKAFDTLYERYSQRMLHYFYRMLGKNEEKAQDFLQDLFLKVVEKPHLFDESRRFSTWIFTLASNMCKNEYRRLEVRRNGSAYIGDFNATSEDIVLPHIDKQMDCDAFKTLLYEELAQMNDTKQTTFLLRYQEHFSIKEISEVMNCSEGTVKSRLFYITKCLAEKLEVYNPSYQH; translated from the coding sequence ATGTTTTTTAAAAACAAATACAAAAAATCGGACGATGAAAAATTGATGCAGTGGATTCGCTTGGGCGATGCCAAAGCATTTGATACGCTCTACGAAAGGTACAGTCAGCGAATGTTGCATTATTTCTATCGGATGTTGGGAAAAAATGAGGAAAAGGCGCAGGATTTCTTGCAAGACCTTTTTTTGAAGGTAGTCGAAAAGCCTCATCTTTTTGATGAAAGTCGGCGATTTTCGACTTGGATTTTCACCCTTGCCTCCAATATGTGTAAGAATGAGTACCGCCGTTTGGAGGTTCGCCGAAATGGGAGTGCCTATATCGGTGACTTCAATGCGACATCGGAAGACATTGTACTGCCACACATTGACAAACAAATGGACTGCGATGCTTTCAAAACGCTGCTATACGAAGAGTTGGCGCAAATGAACGATACCAAGCAAACTACTTTTTTGCTACGTTATCAAGAACATTTTTCTATCAAGGAAATTAGCGAGGTGATGAACTGCTCGGAAGGTACAGTAAAATCAAGGTTGTTTTACATCACCAAATGCCTTGCAGAAAAATTGGAGGTCTATAATCCATCTTACCAACATTAA
- a CDS encoding tetratricopeptide repeat protein: MSDTPNSSKKSNPTLKIFLGLVGFLLLFLFFVNQNSQSGGEKSNTTATSKSTNQNQTTQPSTNDPLKRMNEEGAALLENGKLEEALAVFTKAAKEFPDAPAPLHNIGIVYGKKQDWKNAILYYQKAIALKSDFEAAHYSLGVVYQTINEKQKAMEAFEELVKIAPNDKKGHLHLGILYDEKRQFDKALQQYRQAIAADPKYYTAYYNIGNTFLETKQLDSAAFYYQGAIKIKPDYSKAYVNLAHVLNQKGDTVTAQQYFRKALELDNSLQDKVRK; the protein is encoded by the coding sequence ATGAGTGATACTCCGAATTCCTCCAAAAAGAGCAATCCAACCCTGAAAATATTTTTAGGATTGGTTGGTTTTCTATTGCTGTTCTTATTTTTTGTCAATCAAAACAGTCAGTCAGGTGGTGAAAAATCGAATACCACCGCCACTTCAAAATCAACGAATCAAAATCAAACAACTCAACCTTCAACAAATGACCCATTGAAGCGAATGAACGAAGAAGGTGCGGCATTGTTGGAGAACGGAAAATTGGAGGAAGCATTGGCTGTTTTCACCAAAGCTGCAAAAGAATTTCCAGATGCACCCGCTCCACTTCACAACATTGGCATTGTGTATGGTAAGAAGCAAGATTGGAAAAATGCTATTTTGTATTATCAAAAAGCCATTGCATTGAAGAGTGATTTTGAGGCTGCTCATTACAGCTTAGGAGTGGTTTATCAAACAATCAATGAGAAACAAAAAGCAATGGAAGCTTTTGAAGAATTGGTAAAAATTGCGCCCAATGATAAAAAAGGGCATCTACACTTGGGTATTCTCTACGATGAAAAAAGGCAGTTTGATAAAGCCCTGCAACAGTATCGTCAAGCCATTGCAGCTGATCCAAAATATTATACAGCGTACTACAATATTGGCAACACTTTTTTGGAAACCAAACAGTTGGACTCTGCTGCTTTTTATTATCAAGGAGCAATCAAAATAAAACCTGATTATTCAAAGGCTTATGTGAATTTGGCACATGTTCTGAATCAAAAGGGAGATACTGTTACTGCACAGCAGTATTTTAGAAAGGCATTGGAGTTGGACAATTCATTGCAGGATAAGGTGAGGAAGTGA
- a CDS encoding DOMON domain-containing protein, which yields MKTFSLFLITLYGLMATIPANFNPVKQIEKNGMKICWQINGDKVDFEVFAPTKGWVAIGFNETSQLVGNNLIMGKVENGITVSDRYIVGFGDHQTVESMGGTNHLSNIEGKEDNSGTTIRFSINADSLDKYHYDLLKDKPFTLLIAYSQEDDFSHHSRMRTSIDIVL from the coding sequence ATGAAAACATTCTCTCTTTTTTTAATCACCTTGTATGGATTAATGGCAACTATACCTGCAAATTTTAATCCAGTGAAACAAATTGAAAAAAACGGCATGAAAATCTGTTGGCAAATCAACGGTGATAAAGTTGATTTTGAAGTCTTTGCACCAACAAAAGGGTGGGTAGCGATTGGCTTCAATGAAACATCACAATTGGTAGGTAATAACCTCATCATGGGCAAAGTGGAAAACGGAATTACGGTTAGCGATCGGTACATCGTGGGTTTTGGCGACCACCAGACAGTAGAAAGCATGGGCGGCACAAATCACCTATCGAATATTGAAGGCAAAGAAGATAATTCAGGAACTACTATTCGGTTTTCTATAAATGCTGATTCGCTGGACAAATACCATTATGATTTGCTGAAAGATAAACCTTTTACACTTCTGATAGCCTACTCCCAAGAAGACGATTTTTCGCATCATTCAAGGATGCGTACTTCAATTGATATTGTTCTTTAA